In Roseomonas marmotae, a single genomic region encodes these proteins:
- a CDS encoding type II toxin-antitoxin system RelE/ParE family toxin, which produces MRLEWSALALADRAAIFDHIAAENPRAAVALDQQLAGRIAALPEFPRRGRPGRVEATRELPLPPTPYIAVYQLRGDTLRILRLLHGARLWPDERS; this is translated from the coding sequence GTGAGGCTGGAATGGTCCGCCCTGGCGCTCGCCGACCGGGCGGCCATCTTCGACCATATCGCGGCGGAGAACCCCCGCGCGGCCGTGGCGCTGGACCAGCAGCTGGCCGGCCGGATCGCCGCCCTGCCCGAATTTCCGCGGCGCGGGCGCCCGGGACGGGTGGAGGCAACGCGCGAGCTGCCGCTGCCGCCCACGCCCTATATCGCCGTCTATCAGCTCCGGGGTGATACCCTCCGCATCCTGCGCCTGCTGCACGGCGCCCGGCTCTGGCCCGATGAACGCTCCTGA
- a CDS encoding SDR family NAD(P)-dependent oxidoreductase → MDYAREMAGKRVVITGACGIIGGWLAETFGAAGARLCLTDARASELAALERQPWFTEGSFTKTADLRDAASIEALAAEVGARWGAADVLINNAGVYPSGFLLDIDAEEWDRIFDINLRAPFLTSRAFARQMIAQGVRGNIINISSGAARKMRRTVCPYSTSKTALDRLTKGFALELAEYGIRANALEPGFAPGSVVSPLSQDHVDNIGGGNPSGRTTSKQDVGNAALFLASSAAVYITGASLPVDGGGSIGSLAVYQDKKHAL, encoded by the coding sequence ATGGACTACGCGCGGGAGATGGCGGGCAAGCGGGTGGTGATCACCGGCGCCTGCGGCATCATCGGCGGCTGGCTGGCCGAGACCTTCGGCGCCGCCGGTGCCAGGCTCTGCCTGACCGATGCGCGGGCGTCGGAGCTGGCGGCGCTGGAACGGCAGCCCTGGTTCACCGAAGGCAGCTTCACCAAAACAGCCGATCTGCGCGACGCGGCCTCGATCGAGGCGCTGGCTGCCGAGGTGGGCGCGCGCTGGGGCGCGGCGGATGTGCTCATCAACAATGCCGGCGTCTATCCCAGCGGTTTCCTGCTGGACATCGATGCGGAGGAATGGGACCGCATCTTCGACATCAACCTGCGCGCGCCCTTCCTGACCTCGCGCGCCTTCGCCCGGCAGATGATCGCCCAGGGCGTGCGCGGCAATATCATCAACATCTCCTCCGGCGCCGCCCGCAAGATGCGCCGTACCGTCTGCCCCTACAGCACCTCCAAGACCGCGCTGGACCGGCTGACCAAGGGATTCGCGCTGGAACTGGCGGAATACGGCATCCGCGCCAATGCGCTGGAGCCGGGCTTCGCTCCCGGCAGCGTGGTCAGTCCGCTGAGCCAGGACCATGTCGACAATATCGGCGGCGGCAATCCGAGCGGCCGCACCACCTCCAAGCAGGATGTGGGCAATGCGGCGCTGTTCCTGGCCAGCTCCGCGGCCGTCTATATCACCGGCGCATCCCTGCCGGTCGATGGCGGTGGCTCGATCGGGTCGCTGGCGGTCTACCAGGACAAGAAGCACGCGCTGTAA
- a CDS encoding thiamine pyrophosphate-requiring protein, whose product MNDRPEQQPDAAEIFLRQLGASGVDWLFANGGTDFPPIVEAYARLAGSNHPVPVPMTVPHENAAVSMAHGATMILGRPQAVMVHVNVGTANTINGVLNAARDQTPMMVLAGRTPYAEQGRHGARSRNIHWAQEMFDQAGMLREAVKWDGELRDPEQAGDLARRGLSIAMTAPRGPVYATLPRDTLAAPVRRAAVAAVPLAYPAAPLPEPQALEQAAQWLAAAERPLIITSAAGRTREGFEALSRFAGRFACPVISFTPRFVNIPADHPMHMGYEPGPLLAEADCVLVVDTDVPWIPHLEGPPAGCRVIHLGPDPLFTRYPMRSFPCDLAITADPAPGLEGIAAALAPMLPEDDAALTARRERISARSAAQRAAWAAAVAAPPPGAITPEWLSHCIGEAVGEEAVIVNEYPLRQPYCPRRRWGSFYGQSTAGGLGWGFGAALGAKLALKDRLVVTTLGDGAYVFNNPAACHWVAQAHDLPVLAIVFNNRMYGAVRNSTLAMYRDGAAARDGGTLLADLSPAPDFEAYAQASGGYGEKVSDPRELPAALGRAIHAVTVERRQALLNVICDY is encoded by the coding sequence ATGAATGACCGTCCCGAGCAGCAGCCCGATGCCGCCGAGATCTTCCTGCGGCAGCTGGGCGCCTCCGGCGTGGACTGGCTCTTCGCCAATGGCGGCACTGATTTCCCGCCGATCGTCGAGGCCTATGCGCGGCTGGCCGGCAGCAACCATCCGGTGCCCGTGCCCATGACGGTGCCGCATGAGAATGCGGCCGTCTCCATGGCGCATGGCGCGACCATGATCCTGGGCCGGCCGCAGGCGGTGATGGTGCATGTCAATGTCGGCACCGCCAATACCATCAACGGCGTGCTGAACGCGGCGCGCGACCAGACGCCGATGATGGTCCTGGCCGGACGCACCCCCTATGCCGAGCAGGGCCGCCATGGCGCCCGCAGCCGCAACATCCACTGGGCGCAGGAGATGTTCGACCAAGCCGGCATGCTGCGGGAGGCGGTGAAATGGGATGGCGAGCTGCGCGACCCCGAGCAGGCGGGCGACCTCGCGAGGCGGGGCCTGTCGATCGCCATGACGGCGCCGCGCGGCCCGGTCTATGCCACGCTTCCGCGCGACACCCTGGCGGCCCCGGTGCGACGGGCGGCGGTGGCCGCCGTGCCCTTGGCCTATCCCGCCGCGCCGCTGCCGGAGCCCCAGGCGCTGGAACAGGCGGCGCAGTGGCTGGCGGCCGCGGAGCGCCCGCTGATCATCACCTCCGCCGCCGGGCGGACGCGGGAGGGGTTCGAGGCGCTGAGCCGCTTCGCCGGGCGCTTCGCCTGCCCGGTGATCTCCTTCACCCCGCGCTTCGTGAACATCCCGGCCGACCATCCCATGCATATGGGCTACGAGCCCGGCCCGCTGCTGGCCGAGGCCGATTGCGTGCTGGTGGTGGATACGGATGTGCCCTGGATCCCGCATCTGGAGGGGCCACCGGCGGGGTGCCGGGTGATCCATCTCGGCCCAGACCCGCTCTTCACCCGCTATCCCATGCGGAGCTTTCCCTGCGATCTCGCCATCACCGCCGATCCCGCGCCGGGGCTGGAGGGCATTGCCGCGGCCCTGGCGCCGATGCTGCCCGAGGATGACGCGGCGCTGACCGCGCGGCGGGAGCGGATCAGCGCCCGCTCCGCCGCGCAGCGGGCCGCCTGGGCCGCCGCCGTGGCCGCCCCCCCGCCGGGTGCGATCACGCCGGAATGGCTGAGCCATTGCATCGGCGAGGCGGTCGGCGAGGAGGCGGTCATCGTCAACGAATACCCGCTGCGCCAGCCCTATTGCCCGCGCCGGCGATGGGGCAGCTTCTACGGGCAGAGCACGGCCGGCGGGCTGGGCTGGGGCTTCGGTGCGGCGCTGGGCGCCAAGCTGGCGCTGAAGGACCGGCTGGTGGTGACGACGCTGGGCGACGGGGCCTATGTCTTCAACAACCCCGCCGCCTGCCACTGGGTGGCGCAGGCGCATGACCTGCCGGTGCTGGCCATCGTCTTCAACAACCGCATGTATGGCGCGGTGCGGAATTCGACCCTCGCCATGTATCGGGACGGCGCGGCGGCCAGGGATGGCGGCACGCTGCTGGCCGATCTGAGCCCGGCCCCCGATTTCGAGGCCTATGCCCAGGCCAGCGGCGGCTATGGCGAGAAGGTCAGCGACCCCCGGGAGCTTCCGGCGGCGCTCGGCCGCGCCATCCATGCCGTGACGGTGGAGCGGCGGCAGGCGCTGCTGAATGTCATCTGCGACTACTGA
- a CDS encoding LysR family transcriptional regulator: protein MPLTDRGIDLDVGLLLALDALLKDRNVTHAAARLSITQSALSARLTRLRQVLNDPLFVPAASGRGMIPTPHALALQPDLKRLLEGLSDFARGAARFDPATSRRVFRIAISENPAAILAPDLIPLILSQAPGTRIAFTLPDKPRIPELLEKGEIDLFIGAAEDGGGELIARPLYQEELVTAQRKGHPRGTGPLTLDAFCALDHLLISTSGGGFGGMIDEALSRTGRERVVSVSIQSYALTPLILTSSDLICTLPRRFLTRFTADLDLFTTPLDLAPFRIFLFSHPRMRSDPAHTWLRQQVHRCAQAAAGRFPG, encoded by the coding sequence ATGCCATTGACCGACCGCGGTATCGATCTGGATGTCGGTCTGCTCCTCGCGCTCGACGCCTTGCTCAAGGACCGGAACGTCACCCATGCGGCGGCCCGGCTCAGTATCACGCAATCCGCGCTCTCCGCCCGACTGACGCGGCTCCGTCAGGTCCTGAACGATCCGCTGTTTGTCCCCGCCGCTTCCGGGCGCGGCATGATCCCGACGCCACACGCGCTGGCCTTGCAGCCTGACCTGAAAAGGCTCCTGGAGGGTCTGAGCGATTTCGCCCGGGGCGCCGCCCGCTTCGACCCCGCCACGAGCCGCCGCGTCTTCCGTATCGCCATCTCCGAAAATCCGGCCGCGATCCTGGCCCCCGACCTGATTCCCCTGATCCTCTCGCAGGCGCCGGGGACGCGTATCGCCTTCACCTTGCCCGACAAGCCCCGCATCCCGGAACTCCTCGAAAAGGGGGAGATCGACCTTTTCATCGGGGCGGCGGAAGATGGCGGGGGCGAGCTTATCGCGCGGCCGCTCTATCAGGAGGAACTCGTCACGGCGCAGAGGAAGGGCCATCCGCGTGGCACCGGGCCACTGACGCTCGATGCTTTCTGTGCCCTCGATCACCTCCTGATCTCGACGAGCGGGGGAGGCTTCGGGGGCATGATCGATGAGGCCCTGTCTAGGACCGGACGCGAGCGTGTGGTGTCCGTCTCGATCCAGAGCTATGCCCTGACGCCGCTCATCCTCACCAGCAGCGACCTGATCTGCACCCTGCCGCGGCGTTTCCTGACCCGATTTACGGCCGATCTCGATCTTTTCACGACGCCGCTGGACCTTGCTCCCTTCCGGATCTTCCTGTTCTCGCACCCGAGGATGCGAAGCGACCCGGCACATACCTGGCTGCGCCAACAGGTGCATCGCTGCGCGCAGGCCGCCGCCGGCCGATTCCCCGGATAG
- a CDS encoding polysaccharide deacetylase family protein, which produces MVQPWPRYHWPDGKQAAFCFTVDVDATAPYLWMQRAPGAARTLGQLEQRHFGQRIGVWRIMDLLDRFGIKGSFFVPGVIAEENPNLLPAILQRGHEVGLHGWFHELVADSSDAEFTAALEAAIALFRRQTGAAPLGFRSPAWEMTPHMVRELRRLGLWDSSLMGADHPYEIDGVVEVPVQWAIDDAILYKYSGLPGDRTPATPGLVLESWREEWEGQHQYGGMLMLTVHDWVSGRVQRLRMLEKLLAQITATPSAWVARVGEVAAWHAASPNAGRYAVEATIPEPVEPRRFGRAPGQG; this is translated from the coding sequence ATGGTCCAGCCCTGGCCCCGCTATCACTGGCCCGACGGCAAGCAGGCCGCCTTCTGCTTCACCGTCGATGTCGATGCCACCGCGCCCTATCTCTGGATGCAGCGCGCTCCCGGTGCCGCCCGCACCCTGGGGCAGCTGGAGCAGCGGCATTTCGGCCAGCGCATCGGCGTCTGGCGCATCATGGACCTGCTGGACCGCTTCGGGATCAAGGGTTCCTTCTTCGTCCCGGGTGTCATCGCCGAGGAGAATCCGAACCTCCTGCCGGCCATTCTGCAGCGCGGGCACGAGGTCGGGCTGCATGGCTGGTTCCATGAGCTGGTGGCCGACAGCTCGGATGCCGAGTTCACCGCGGCGCTGGAGGCCGCCATCGCGCTCTTCCGCCGCCAGACCGGCGCCGCGCCCCTGGGCTTCCGCTCCCCGGCCTGGGAGATGACGCCGCATATGGTTCGGGAGCTGCGCCGCCTCGGCCTCTGGGACAGTTCCCTGATGGGCGCCGACCATCCCTATGAGATCGACGGGGTGGTGGAGGTGCCGGTGCAATGGGCCATCGACGACGCCATCCTCTACAAATACAGCGGCCTGCCAGGCGACCGCACCCCCGCCACCCCCGGCTTGGTGCTGGAGAGCTGGCGCGAGGAATGGGAAGGCCAGCACCAATATGGCGGGATGCTGATGCTGACCGTCCATGACTGGGTTTCGGGCCGGGTGCAGCGGCTGCGGATGCTGGAGAAGCTGCTGGCGCAGATCACCGCCACTCCCTCCGCCTGGGTGGCGCGGGTGGGCGAGGTGGCGGCCTGGCATGCCGCCTCCCCCAATGCCGGCCGCTACGCGGTCGAGGCCACCATCCCCGAGCCGGTGGAGCCGCGCCGCTTCGGCCGCGCCCCAGGGCAAGGATAA
- a CDS encoding Bug family tripartite tricarboxylate transporter substrate binding protein — MFRYRLLHRLLGAAAMAMLAMGAARPAVAQDNWPDRPIRLIIPFAAGGISDSIARLAAEWLGRQLGQPVVADNRPGGNGIIGLEAVGRSAPDGYTLLAASASNFVVLPLMQRISLDPARDFTPVSITATNPLVLVVAPELGARNLTEFRDIVGLKPGALNYASGGAGGLSHLGMSYLLHVLGLKMEHVPYRSGPLAVQDLLGKRVPAYLGNYVDIAGLLDNEGLRVISVTAPERLGNLPDVPTVAEQGYPGFELGTWNGLAAPAALPEPIRDRLARAMAAACQDQEFRAAILRLGAEPACSTPAAMTDSIARMTPVMRQAIELSGTRVE; from the coding sequence ATGTTTCGCTACCGTCTTCTTCATCGCCTGCTCGGCGCGGCCGCCATGGCGATGCTGGCCATGGGGGCGGCCCGCCCGGCCGTGGCCCAGGACAACTGGCCGGACCGCCCCATCCGGCTGATCATCCCCTTCGCCGCGGGCGGCATCAGCGACAGCATCGCCCGCCTCGCCGCCGAATGGCTGGGCCGGCAGCTCGGCCAGCCGGTGGTGGCCGACAACCGCCCCGGCGGCAACGGCATCATCGGGCTGGAGGCCGTGGGCCGCAGCGCGCCGGATGGCTATACGCTGCTGGCCGCCAGCGCCTCCAACTTCGTGGTCCTGCCGCTGATGCAGCGCATCAGCCTCGACCCGGCCCGCGACTTCACGCCCGTCTCCATCACCGCCACCAATCCGCTGGTGCTGGTCGTCGCGCCGGAGCTGGGGGCGAGGAACCTGACGGAATTCCGCGACATCGTCGGCCTGAAGCCGGGCGCGCTGAACTACGCATCCGGCGGCGCGGGCGGGCTGAGCCATCTCGGCATGAGCTACCTGCTGCATGTCCTCGGGCTGAAGATGGAGCATGTGCCCTATCGCAGCGGCCCGCTTGCGGTGCAGGACCTGCTGGGCAAGCGGGTGCCCGCCTATCTCGGCAACTATGTCGATATCGCCGGCCTGCTGGACAATGAGGGGCTGCGCGTGATCTCCGTCACCGCGCCGGAGCGCCTGGGCAACCTGCCGGATGTGCCGACGGTGGCCGAGCAGGGCTATCCCGGCTTCGAGCTGGGCACCTGGAACGGCCTGGCCGCGCCGGCCGCCCTGCCGGAGCCCATCCGCGACCGTCTGGCCAGGGCCATGGCGGCGGCCTGCCAGGACCAGGAATTCCGCGCCGCGATCCTGCGGCTGGGTGCCGAGCCCGCCTGCAGCACACCCGCCGCCATGACGGATTCCATCGCCCGCATGACGCCGGTCATGCGCCAGGCCATCGAACTGTCCGGCACCCGGGTGGAATGA
- a CDS encoding type II toxin-antitoxin system RelB/DinJ family antitoxin: MPANALIQTRIDPQVKERAGAVLEKMGLTLSDAVRILLTRTANEGALPFALLADPAQHDAWFRAKVREALEDPRPALPQEEAEALFARRRAEALRGQDG; this comes from the coding sequence ATGCCCGCCAATGCCCTGATCCAGACCCGCATCGACCCACAGGTGAAGGAACGCGCCGGCGCCGTGCTGGAGAAGATGGGGCTGACCCTGTCGGATGCCGTGCGGATCCTGCTGACCCGCACCGCCAATGAGGGCGCCCTGCCCTTCGCCCTGCTGGCCGATCCCGCCCAGCACGATGCCTGGTTCCGCGCCAAGGTGCGCGAGGCTCTGGAAGACCCCCGCCCCGCCCTGCCGCAGGAGGAGGCCGAGGCTCTCTTCGCGCGCCGCCGGGCGGAGGCGCTGCGCGGGCAGGATGGGTGA
- the galE gene encoding UDP-glucose 4-epimerase GalE: MARYLVTGGAGYVGSHAVLALMERGDEVVVIDNLHQGHREAVAPGVELVVADLSDRRRVAEVFAAWKFDAVLHFAALSLVAESMEQPLRYITENVGNTLWLAEEAVRAGCLSFVLSSTAALFGEPEGEPMHEGSRLDPVSAYGESKLMAERGLEWAERVHGLRSVSLRYFNAAGADPLGRLGEDHRPETHLIPLTIDAALGLGPALTVFGTDYETPDGTCIRDYVHVTDLADAHLRVLEVLGQGRSGRYNIGNGNGYSVRQVIEEVERVCGCPVPFQPGPRRPGDPPVLVASNALLRRETGWEPRHSSLSEIVRTAWEWRRAHPQGYRS, translated from the coding sequence ATGGCCCGCTATCTCGTGACGGGCGGCGCCGGCTATGTCGGCAGCCATGCCGTGCTGGCCCTGATGGAGCGCGGGGACGAGGTCGTCGTCATCGACAACCTGCACCAGGGCCACCGGGAAGCCGTGGCGCCGGGCGTGGAGCTGGTGGTGGCTGACCTCTCCGATCGGCGGCGGGTGGCCGAGGTCTTCGCGGCCTGGAAGTTCGATGCCGTGCTGCATTTCGCCGCTCTCTCCCTGGTGGCGGAGAGCATGGAGCAGCCACTGCGCTACATCACCGAGAATGTCGGCAATACCCTCTGGCTGGCGGAGGAGGCCGTGCGCGCCGGCTGCCTCAGCTTCGTCCTCTCCTCCACCGCCGCCCTCTTCGGCGAGCCGGAGGGAGAGCCGATGCATGAAGGCTCCCGCCTCGATCCCGTCTCCGCCTATGGCGAGAGCAAGCTGATGGCGGAGCGCGGGCTGGAATGGGCGGAACGGGTGCACGGGCTGCGCTCCGTCAGCCTGCGCTACTTCAATGCCGCCGGCGCCGACCCCTTGGGCCGGCTGGGCGAGGACCACCGCCCCGAGACGCATCTGATCCCCCTGACCATCGATGCCGCGCTGGGACTGGGGCCGGCGCTGACGGTCTTCGGCACGGATTACGAAACCCCCGATGGCACCTGCATCCGTGACTATGTGCATGTCACCGACCTCGCGGACGCGCATCTGCGCGTGCTGGAGGTGCTGGGGCAGGGCCGCAGCGGCCGCTACAATATCGGCAACGGCAATGGCTATTCCGTGCGGCAGGTGATCGAGGAGGTGGAGCGCGTCTGCGGCTGCCCCGTCCCTTTCCAGCCCGGCCCGCGACGGCCCGGCGACCCGCCGGTTCTGGTCGCTTCCAACGCCCTGCTGCGGCGGGAGACGGGATGGGAGCCCAGGCATTCCTCCCTCTCCGAGATCGTGCGGACCGCCTGGGAATGGCGCCGCGCGCATCCGCAGGGCTATCGTTCTTGA